A part of Populus alba chromosome 8, ASM523922v2, whole genome shotgun sequence genomic DNA contains:
- the LOC118045019 gene encoding uncharacterized protein, whose translation MARQANTLFLEEWLKICSGSSSNTSADQSSSSSARAIIQAWAELRDCHQHQSFEPHHFQSLKILLDARTSLHVAEPQAKLLVSILSSTNLVIPLEAYPLLLRLLYIWVRKSFRPSSALIDSAVETLSHLLATEFGSKKSPEFFSEGVLLLGAFSSVPSVSESSKTVCLELLCRLLEDEYRLVSPFGGLIPDVLAGIGYALCSSVIVYYARTLNALLGIWGREDGPPGSVSHGLMILHLVEWVMSSFIKSRSQDKLQIFSKETLDTSRKDHVPFAVVMAAAGVLRAMNRSAPSQQGLQILSSLRISAENRIESVAQYFISKSRDYDNSGDDYATSLLLQCISLALARSGSVSSRPPLLLSLASALLTEIFPLRRLHARILESTHGTSGGLEPVKIKEHLSSVTFKEAGAISSVFCNQYISVDDENKMIVENMIWRFCQELYSGHRKVAFLLHGKADELLEDVEKIAESAFLMIVVFASAVTKQKLNSKFSTESQMEMSVLILVSFSCLEYFRRVRLSEYMDTIRGVVVSAQENETACVSFVESMPPYVDLTNPQEFQQKVDYIWFKDEVQTARILFYLRVIPTCIERLPGSVFSRVVAPTMFLYMGHPNGKVARASHSMFAAFISSGKDSNENERSLLKEQLVFYYMQRSLAGFPGITPFEGMASGVAALVRNLPAGSPATFYCIHSLVEKASKLCADIATQKPDMWKNWEGESEPCKKILELLLRLISLVDIQVLPDLMKKLAQLFVELPKEGQNVVLNELYAQVAESDDVTRKPTLVSWLQSVSYLCSQSTSGSAPSKGIGGEGSSASLRDPSNRDGINARL comes from the exons ATGGCTAGACAGGCTAATACACTTTTCCTTGAAGAATGGCTGAAGATCTGTAGTGGTAGCAGCAGCAACACTTCTGCAGACCAATCTTCTTCATCGTCTGCCCGTGCCATCATTCAAGCATGGGCTGAGCTTAGAGATTGCCATCAACACCAATCATTTGAGCCCCATCACTTTCAGTCTTTGAAAATTCTTCTTGATGCTCGCACATCCCTTCATGTCGCTGAACCCCAAGCGAAGCttctagtttcaattttatcctccaCAAACCTCGTCATTCCTCTTGAGGCATATCCTCTCCTTCTCCGGCTTCTTTATATCTGGGTCAGAAAGTCTTTTAGACCCTCTTCTGCACTCATTGATTCAGCTGTGGAGACACTGTCTCACCTTTTAGCTACTGAATTTGGTTCTAAGAAGAGCCCTGAGTTTTTCTCAGAGGGTGTACTGCTACTGGGTGCCTTTTCTTCTGTGCCTTCCGTTTCAGAATCCTCTAAAACAGTCTGCTTGGAGTTGCTCTGTAGGTTATTGGAGGATGAGTACAGACTGGTTAGTCCATTTGGTGGGCTCATTCCAGATGTTCTTGCAGGTATTGGGTATGCTCTATGTTCTTCTGTGATTGTTTATTATGCTAGAACTTTGAATGCATTGCTGGGGATCTGGGGAAGGGAAGATGGACCGCCTGGTAGTGTTTCTCATGGGCTCATGATTTTACATTTGGTTGAATGGGTAATGTCTAGTTTCATCAAGTCACGTTCACAAGATAAATTGCAAATATTTTCTAAAGAGACTTTAGACACTTCGAGGAAAGACCATGTTCCATTTGCTGTTGTCATGGCTGCTGCTGGTGTTCTGAGAGCAATGAATAGATCTGCACCAAGTCAACAGGGATTGCAGATCCTTTCCAGCCTAAGGATTTCTGCAGAAAATAGGATAGAGTCTGTGgcacaatattttatttctaaaagtAGAGACTATGATAATTCAGGTGATGATTATGCAACCAGTCTTTTGCTTCAGTGCATTTCATTAGCTTTGGCTCGGAGTGGTTCAGTGTCTTCCCGGCCTCCTCTGCTTCTATCCCTTGCCTCAGCGTTATTAACTGAGATATTTCCTTTGCGGCGTCTACATGCAAGGATTCTTGAGTCAACACATGGAACTTCAGGGGGCCTCGAGCCTGTCAAGATTAAAGAACATCTAAGCAGTGTCACTTTTAAGGAAGCAGGGGCAATTAGCAGTGTTTTCTGCAATCAATACATTTCAGTAGATGACGAGAACAAGATGATAGTGGAAAATATGATATGGCGCTTCTGCCAAGAACTCTACTCAGGGCATCGGAAGGTGGCTTTCTTGCTACATGGGAAAGCAGATGAGTTGCTTGAAGATGTAGAGAAAATTGCTGAATCTGCTTTCCTTATGATCGTGGTGTTTGCTTCGGCTGTTACAAAGCAGAAACTGAATTCAAAATTCTCAACTGAAAGTCAGATGGAGATGTCTGTCCTGATACTAGTTTCATTCTCCTGTTTAGAGTATTTCCGGCGTGTGCGTTTGTCAGAATATATGGATACAATACGAGGGGTTGTTGTGAGTGCACAGGAGAACGAGACCGCGTGTGTCTCATTTGTAGAATCTATGCCCCCTTATGTTGATCTGACAAATCCCCAAG AATTCCAGCAGAAAGTGGACTACATATGGTTCAAGGATGAAGTGCAGACCGCCCGCATTTTGTTTTACCTGCGGGTTATTCCGACTTGCATTGAACGTTTGCCCGGATCTGTTTTTAGCAGAGTTGTTGCTCCAACAATGTTCTT ATATATGGGACATCCAAATGGAAAAGTAGCTCGAGCTTCACATTCTATGTTTGCCGCATTCATATCCTCGGGGAAGGACTCTAATGAGAATGAAAGATCATTACTGAAGGAGCAACTTGTTTTCTACTACATGCAGAGATCTTTAGCA GGATTTCCTGGTATCACTCCTTTTGAGGGTATGGCTTCTGGAGTTGCAGCCTTGGTTCGAAATCTTCCTGCTGGAAGTCCAGCCACATTTTATTGTATCCACAGTCTCGTTGAAAAAGCAAGCAAGCTCTGCGCTGATATTGCCACCCAAAAGCCTGATATGTGGAAAAACTGGGAAGGGGAATCAGAGCCTTGTAAGAAAATCCTAGAATTGCTTTTACGGCTTATTTCCCTTGTTGATATACAA GTACTGCCAGACTTGATGAAGAAGTTGGCGCAGCTATTTGTTGAGTTACCGAAAGAAGGACAGAATGTGGTTCTAAATGAGTTATATGCACAGGTTGCTGAATCTGATGATGTTACACGCAAGCCAACATTAGTTTCATGGCTGCAGTCAGTATCGTACCTTTGTTCTCAATCAACTAGTGGAAGTGCACCATCAAAAGGCATTGGGGGTGAAGGAAGTTCTGCTTCTCTTAGAGACCCATCAAACCGGGATGGAATAAACGCAAGACTGTGA
- the LOC118045022 gene encoding uncharacterized protein: protein MKGIMKGKLVKKLLSMKPTGYLKETRVLHVNAADGFIDTLITKPSLEAQAQAETPELMVPKEVEKEKVKDCSFVADQEPDVIDVNELMKDLEEEEQGEEEEMEMEVDEDKENVRPVLKARVGLFGVKDKVESKGSHFRQIPLSEIDISSFQRPDLKSDGLFYPNLLTAFEKAAKEHMGVSEEERRESIDRENLERIREAETQARTQQENLEKSREAERNLEDREEEPPLKARRIEDDDDTGDPILGFPVKCPPGGSDSVILYTTTLRGIRKTFEDCNSIRFLLESFQVLFFERDVSMHMEFKEELWRILDGKVNPPRLFIKGRYIGGYEEVLGLHEQGWFRVLFDGIPIDRFIGSPCEGCAGVRFVLCFNCSGSHKVVAENGLSNICQDCNENGLVTCPLCC from the coding sequence ATGAAAGGAATAATGAAAGGGAAGTTGGTGAAGAAGCTGTTGTCAATGAAGCCAACAGGGTACCTGAAGGAAACTAGAGTTCTCCACGTAAATGCAGCAGATGGGTTCATTGATACATTGATAACGAAGCCTAGTCTCGAAGCTCAGGCTCAGGCTGAAACCCCAGAGTTGATGGTACCCAAAGaagtggaaaaagaaaaggttaaagaTTGTAGCTTTGTTGCTGATCAAGAACCTGATGTTATTGATGTAAATGAGCTTATGAAAGATCTTGAAGAAGAGGAACagggggaggaggaggaaatGGAAATGGAGGTTGATGAAGACAAGGAGAATGTTAGGCCAGTATTGAAGGCAAGAGTGGGTCTTTTTGGGGTTAAAGATAAGGTGGAGTCAAAAGGGTCTCATTTTAGGCAAATCCCTTTGTCAGAGATTGATATCTCATCTTTCCAGCGACCGGATTTGAAGTCTGATGGCCTTTTTTACCCGAATTTATTGACTGCCTTTGAAAAAGCAGCGAAAGAGCACATGGGAGTGAGTgaagaggagagaagagaaagtaTTGACAGGGAGAATCTTGAAAGAATAAGGGAAGCAGAAACACAGGCAAGAACTCAGCaagaaaatcttgaaaagaGCCGAGAAGCAGAGAGGAATCTTGAAGACAGGGAAGAAGAGCCACCCTTAAAAGCTCGTCGAATCGAAGACGATGATGATACAGGTGACCCTATATTAGGCTTCCCAGTGAAGTGTCCACCAGGAGGCAGTGACTCAGTAATTCTCTACACAACAACACTTAGAGGGATAAGAAAGACTTTTGAGGATTGTAACAGCATTCGCTTTCTTTTAGAGAGTTTTCAGGTACTTTTTTTTGAGAGAGATGTGTCAATGCACATGGAGTTTAAGGAGGAGTTATGGAGGATTTTGGATGGCAAGGTGAACCCTCCAAGGCTTTTCATCAAGGGGAGATACATAGGAGGATATGAGGAGGTTTTGGGTTTGCATGAGCAAGGCTGGTTTAGAGTACTCTTTGACGGGATCCCAATTGACAGATTCATTGGCTCACCATGTGAAGGATGTGCTGGTGTTAGGTTTGTTCTCTGTTTCAATTGCAGTGGCAGCCATAAGGTTGTCGCCGAAAATGGGTTGTCAAATATATGCCAGGATTGTAATGAGAACGGTCTGGTAACCTGTCCCCTTTGCTGTTGA